A single Pirellulales bacterium DNA region contains:
- a CDS encoding YifB family Mg chelatase-like AAA ATPase, with protein sequence MLAKLRTFSLLGIDAVPVEVEVDVSPGAQPKTILVGLPEAAVKESVPRLERAIVNSGFERPQNRVVINLAPAELPKQAASFDLPIVLGILAGSGQFLSDRLNDYAVVGELALDGSTRPTRGALSMAIAAANDRDLRGMLVPTASAAEAAVVEGIEVIPIASLTEAVSFLAGAIDIEPTPPRVRDLFEQHAQYEIDFADVRGQEMAKRAVTVASAGGHNILMLGPPGSGKTMLAKRVPTILPELTPAESLETSRIYSAMGLLPAGQPLLFIRPYRSPHHTISDAGLCGGGSTPSPGEISLSHNGVLFLDELPEFNRHTLEVLRQPLEDGTITISRALSSTTFPARFMLVAALNPCPCGYRNDPRRDCHCTPPQIDRYMAKISGPLLDRIDIHLEVPAVAYRDLRSEEQGTTSAEMRTAVVAARELQEQRFARSTTRTNARMTPRQLRQFCALDRAGEELMKAAMSELGLSARAHDKVLRVARTIADLDQSDSITAVHISEAINYRLLDRKLWK encoded by the coding sequence ATGCTGGCCAAGCTACGCACCTTTTCCTTGCTCGGCATCGACGCGGTGCCGGTTGAGGTCGAAGTCGATGTCTCTCCCGGCGCGCAGCCCAAGACCATTCTCGTCGGTCTGCCGGAGGCCGCGGTCAAAGAGAGCGTGCCGCGGTTGGAGCGCGCCATCGTCAACAGCGGATTCGAGCGGCCGCAAAATCGAGTGGTCATCAACCTCGCCCCGGCCGAACTGCCCAAGCAGGCGGCCTCGTTCGATCTGCCAATCGTCCTAGGCATTCTGGCCGGGAGCGGGCAGTTTCTGTCGGATCGCTTGAACGACTATGCCGTGGTGGGCGAGCTGGCGCTCGACGGCAGCACACGCCCCACGCGCGGCGCGCTGTCGATGGCGATCGCCGCCGCTAACGACCGCGATCTGCGCGGCATGCTGGTCCCCACCGCCAGCGCCGCGGAGGCGGCCGTGGTCGAAGGCATCGAAGTCATCCCGATCGCCAGTCTGACCGAGGCCGTTTCGTTTCTGGCGGGCGCCATCGACATCGAGCCCACGCCGCCGCGCGTCCGTGATCTGTTTGAGCAGCACGCTCAATACGAAATCGACTTTGCCGACGTGCGCGGCCAGGAGATGGCCAAGCGCGCCGTGACGGTCGCTTCCGCTGGCGGGCACAACATTCTCATGCTGGGGCCGCCCGGCTCTGGCAAAACCATGTTGGCCAAACGCGTGCCGACCATCCTGCCCGAACTGACTCCGGCCGAATCGTTGGAAACCTCGCGCATCTACAGCGCCATGGGCCTTTTGCCCGCCGGGCAGCCTTTGCTGTTCATCCGGCCCTATCGCAGCCCGCATCACACCATCAGCGACGCCGGTCTGTGCGGCGGCGGCTCGACTCCCTCGCCGGGCGAAATCAGCCTGTCGCACAATGGCGTGTTGTTTCTCGACGAGTTGCCCGAGTTCAACCGGCACACGCTGGAGGTGCTCCGCCAACCGCTGGAGGATGGCACCATCACCATCAGTCGGGCGCTGTCCAGCACCACGTTTCCGGCGCGGTTCATGCTGGTCGCCGCGCTCAATCCTTGCCCCTGCGGCTACCGCAACGATCCGCGCCGCGACTGCCACTGCACGCCGCCGCAGATCGACCGTTATATGGCCAAGATCAGCGGCCCGCTGCTGGACCGGATCGATATCCACCTCGAAGTCCCCGCCGTCGCCTATCGCGATCTGCGCAGCGAAGAGCAAGGAACGACCAGCGCCGAGATGCGCACCGCGGTGGTCGCCGCGCGCGAACTGCAAGAACAGCGTTTCGCGCGCAGCACCACGCGCACCAACGCCCGCATGACGCCCCGGCAATTGCGGCAGTTTTGCGCGCTCGACCGCGCTGGCGAGGAGTTGATGAAAGCGGCCATGAGCGAACTGGGCCTATCGGCCCGCGCGCACGACAAGGTGCTGCGCGTGGCGCGGACCATCGCCGATCTGGATCAAAGCGACTCGATCACCGCCGTTCATATCAGCGAGGCGATCAACTATCGCCTGCTCGACCGCAAGCTGTGGAAATAA
- a CDS encoding GNAT family N-acetyltransferase: MQAIETLWHLEMTDPGQLLAAPPPEAPLEILPVGAPYPELNRFFYTSVGADWYWIDRLDWDYDQWRRYLARPGHETWIAYLAGTPAGYFELDGQPHGDVELAMFGLLPQFTGQGLGKYLLTFAVRRAWEKPASRVWLHTCSFDHPHAVANYEARGFRLYRTEQATKEMPEQSPGPWPGSGRVAAK; this comes from the coding sequence ATGCAGGCGATCGAAACGCTGTGGCATCTCGAAATGACCGATCCTGGCCAGCTTTTGGCAGCGCCGCCCCCCGAGGCGCCGCTGGAGATCTTGCCGGTCGGCGCGCCATACCCCGAGTTGAATCGCTTCTTTTACACCTCCGTTGGCGCCGACTGGTATTGGATCGATCGACTCGACTGGGACTACGACCAGTGGCGGCGCTATCTGGCGCGGCCAGGACACGAAACCTGGATCGCCTATCTGGCTGGCACGCCCGCGGGCTACTTTGAGCTCGATGGCCAGCCACATGGCGATGTGGAGTTGGCGATGTTTGGACTGTTGCCCCAATTCACCGGCCAAGGACTCGGCAAATACCTGCTGACGTTCGCCGTGCGACGGGCCTGGGAAAAACCCGCCAGTCGGGTGTGGCTGCACACCTGTTCGTTCGATCATCCTCATGCCGTGGCGAACTACGAGGCGCGCGGATTTCGGCTGTACCGCACCGAGCAAGCCACAAAGGAAATGCCCGAGCAGTCGCCGGGTCCGTGGCCCGGATCGGGTCGCGTCGCCGCTAAGTGA